One genomic window of Sphingomonas sp. C3-2 includes the following:
- a CDS encoding chemotaxis protein CheA, giving the protein MSTGNDELDEIQGIFFEECAEGLVIAEEGLSAMAAGDASAEVIAGVFRAVHSIKGGSGAFGHMALLTFSHRFENVLDEVRGGKIPATPGVTQILLNAFDLLSDHVSSAQTGSAAPDDAAMIVQLDAVLENKGAGDVSAPAAASAVAEVAEEIDPLGFVPVAAPVEEFDPFGFEPVVVALDDFDAPAVPEGPLPWTVVFKPSRAALANGGEPLLILRELEALGGVVTAVDTSALPDLRDLDPEDSYFGWTLSVPAEVSEADIRECFDFVSPDSVIDVTQEQASGAAPVELPAETLGEADEAGFVPVVVDLEDLSLPVIPEEISPVASVAAPVAAIAAPAAGEGRGGAEPAAQTIRVDLSKLDQLLNLVGELVIRGSILADRLSPADQERVELPELSRLTRQIQDNVMSLRAQPIRQAFSRVPRMLRDLAAKTGKTVQLEMTGETTEVDKGVLEKIGDPLTHMIRNAVDHGIESAEERIAAGKSPEGTIRLSAEQKGARIVVRVSDDGKGIDRVRVRAKAVEKGIISADAQLSDEEIDGLICAPGFSTAETISDVSGRGVGMDVVRSNVEALGGRVEIHSVPGEGTTFIMALPLTLAILDGMIVRLGDQRYVLPLANVIETVRPEAGQVKPTSPTAEVIELRGQYLPVKRVDELFGFGANDRRNPEESVVIIVESEATGNVGLMVDTIDNRREVVIKSLEDNLHPIRGLGGATILGDGSIALILDIDALVASGNQNKFALKGIAA; this is encoded by the coding sequence ATGAGCACCGGCAATGATGAGCTGGACGAAATCCAGGGCATCTTTTTCGAGGAATGCGCCGAAGGCCTCGTGATCGCCGAAGAGGGGCTGTCCGCGATGGCGGCGGGCGATGCCTCTGCCGAAGTGATTGCTGGCGTGTTTCGGGCCGTCCACTCGATCAAGGGTGGCTCGGGCGCGTTCGGGCACATGGCGCTTTTGACCTTTTCGCACCGTTTCGAAAATGTCCTCGACGAAGTGCGTGGCGGCAAGATCCCGGCGACCCCGGGGGTCACGCAAATTCTGCTCAACGCATTCGACCTTTTGTCGGACCATGTCAGCTCGGCGCAGACCGGATCGGCCGCGCCCGACGACGCCGCGATGATCGTGCAACTCGACGCTGTGCTCGAAAACAAGGGGGCAGGTGACGTGTCGGCCCCGGCTGCTGCATCCGCTGTCGCCGAGGTTGCCGAGGAAATCGATCCGCTTGGATTCGTGCCCGTTGCGGCTCCGGTCGAGGAGTTTGATCCCTTCGGTTTCGAACCGGTTGTGGTGGCACTTGACGATTTCGATGCGCCGGCCGTGCCCGAGGGGCCTCTGCCCTGGACGGTCGTGTTCAAGCCGTCGCGCGCGGCACTTGCCAATGGCGGTGAACCGCTGCTGATCCTGCGCGAGCTTGAGGCGCTGGGCGGTGTGGTGACGGCGGTCGACACAAGTGCCCTGCCCGATCTGCGCGATCTGGACCCCGAGGATAGCTATTTCGGGTGGACGCTGAGCGTCCCCGCCGAAGTATCCGAAGCCGATATTCGCGAATGTTTCGACTTCGTGTCGCCGGACTCGGTGATCGACGTGACTCAGGAACAAGCATCCGGTGCCGCGCCTGTGGAGCTTCCCGCCGAGACATTGGGTGAAGCCGATGAAGCCGGGTTCGTTCCGGTCGTCGTCGACCTTGAAGACCTGTCTCTGCCGGTAATACCCGAAGAAATTTCTCCCGTTGCAAGCGTGGCGGCACCTGTAGCAGCAATCGCTGCTCCGGCGGCCGGTGAGGGACGGGGCGGTGCTGAACCCGCGGCCCAGACCATCCGTGTCGACCTGTCCAAGCTTGACCAGTTGCTCAATCTTGTCGGCGAACTGGTGATCCGGGGATCAATCCTTGCCGATCGGCTGTCTCCGGCGGATCAGGAGCGTGTCGAGCTGCCCGAATTGTCGCGTCTGACGCGGCAGATTCAGGACAATGTGATGTCGCTGCGCGCGCAGCCCATCCGCCAGGCCTTTTCCCGCGTGCCGCGCATGCTGCGCGATCTTGCCGCCAAGACCGGTAAGACGGTGCAGTTGGAGATGACCGGCGAGACGACCGAAGTCGACAAGGGCGTGCTCGAAAAGATCGGCGATCCGCTGACCCACATGATCCGCAACGCCGTGGACCATGGGATCGAATCCGCCGAGGAGCGCATCGCCGCAGGCAAGTCGCCCGAAGGGACGATCCGCCTGTCCGCCGAGCAGAAGGGCGCACGCATCGTCGTGCGCGTCAGCGACGACGGCAAGGGTATCGACCGGGTGCGTGTGCGTGCCAAGGCCGTGGAAAAGGGTATCATCAGCGCCGATGCGCAACTGTCCGACGAGGAGATTGACGGGCTGATCTGTGCCCCCGGTTTCTCGACCGCCGAAACGATTTCGGACGTGTCGGGACGCGGTGTGGGCATGGATGTGGTGCGCAGCAACGTCGAAGCGCTGGGCGGCCGCGTCGAAATCCATTCGGTGCCGGGCGAAGGGACGACCTTCATCATGGCGCTGCCGCTGACGCTCGCCATTCTCGACGGCATGATCGTGCGCCTGGGCGACCAGCGCTATGTTCTGCCGCTCGCCAATGTGATCGAAACCGTCCGGCCCGAGGCAGGGCAGGTCAAGCCGACGTCGCCCACCGCCGAGGTGATCGAGCTGCGCGGCCAGTATCTGCCGGTGAAGCGCGTCGATGAACTCTTCGGGTTTGGTGCCAATGATCGTCGCAACCCCGAGGAATCGGTTGTGATCATCGTCGAGAGCGAAGCGACCGGCAATGTCGGCCTGATGGTCGATACGATCGACAACCGCCGCGAGGTGGTGATCAAGAGCCTGGAGGACAATCTTCACCCCATTCGCGGTTTGGGCGGCGCCACCATCCTTGGCGATGGATCGATCGCGCTCATTCTCGATATCGACGCGCTCGTCGCGTCCGGAAACCAGAACAAATTCGCGCTGAAAGGAATCGCGGCATGA
- a CDS encoding response regulator yields MSKLILTVDDSASMRMLLKTSLTAQGYRIEGANDGEHGLERMHEVKPDLLITDINMPKMDGFELIEAVRAVPAFRGTPILVLSTEFSDEKKTRARTAGATGWITKPFDAAKLAAAIRKVCP; encoded by the coding sequence GTGAGCAAGCTTATCCTCACCGTCGACGATTCTGCGAGCATGCGCATGCTGCTCAAGACGTCGCTCACCGCGCAGGGCTATCGGATCGAGGGCGCCAATGACGGCGAACACGGTCTTGAGCGCATGCACGAAGTGAAGCCCGACCTGCTGATCACCGACATCAACATGCCCAAGATGGACGGGTTCGAACTGATCGAGGCCGTCCGTGCGGTTCCCGCATTTCGCGGCACGCCGATCCTGGTGCTGTCGACCGAGTTTTCGGACGAGAAGAAAACGCGTGCGCGCACGGCAGGCGCGACCGGCTGGATCACCAAGCCGTTCGATGCCGCCAAGCTGGCCGCCGCCATTCGCAAGGTTTGCCCATGA
- a CDS encoding STAS domain-containing protein: MQHPSDVSDDRSLRLPPHGSTTTAEDLRVRLVLAADFDGEMAIDASEVESVGQAVLQLLVAARAEAERAGQTFRIDHPSQAFVDRVNACRLGDAIGISAEEDIIQ, encoded by the coding sequence ATGCAACACCCGTCTGACGTTTCCGACGATCGTTCGCTTCGTCTGCCGCCGCACGGCTCCACCACCACCGCAGAAGATCTGCGCGTCAGGCTTGTCCTTGCCGCCGATTTCGACGGCGAAATGGCGATCGACGCCAGCGAGGTGGAAAGCGTGGGCCAGGCCGTTCTCCAATTGCTGGTGGCAGCGCGCGCAGAGGCCGAGCGTGCAGGTCAAACCTTCCGGATCGACCATCCGAGCCAGGCCTTTGTTGACCGCGTAAACGCGTGCCGTCTGGGCGACGCGATCGGAATTTCTGCTGAAGAGGACATCATTCAGTGA
- the motA gene encoding flagellar motor stator protein MotA: MLNGIGLVVILVCVFGSFLISGGNVMVILHALPHEMMAIGGAAVGAFILGNSMPTVKKAWNGVVRVFKGPRWTEADYRDLLALMFTLLSTFRKGGATAIESHLDAPETSSIFTRYPRLSADRALVDFICDYLRMMTVNFEDPYQIAEAMENDIERHFHEEMQPQHSLQIMADGLPALGIVAAVLGVIKTMSSIDQPTDVLGAMIGGALVGTFLGVLLSYCFVGPIASKLQQTIESDCKPFAIVKTAIIAHAQGLPTQVAIELARRMTPSSYAPSFVQLEAALDEVKDQLNATPV, encoded by the coding sequence ATGCTTAACGGTATCGGTCTCGTCGTCATTCTGGTCTGCGTCTTCGGCAGTTTCCTTATTTCCGGTGGCAATGTCATGGTCATTCTCCATGCCTTGCCGCATGAAATGATGGCGATTGGCGGCGCAGCGGTGGGCGCCTTCATCCTCGGCAATTCGATGCCAACGGTGAAAAAGGCGTGGAATGGCGTGGTGCGCGTGTTCAAGGGACCGCGTTGGACCGAGGCCGATTATCGCGACTTGCTGGCGCTGATGTTCACGCTGCTGAGCACTTTCCGCAAGGGTGGGGCGACGGCGATCGAGAGCCATCTGGATGCGCCCGAGACGAGCAGCATCTTCACCCGTTATCCCCGGCTTTCGGCAGATCGCGCGCTGGTCGATTTCATCTGCGACTATCTGCGCATGATGACGGTGAATTTCGAGGATCCGTATCAGATCGCCGAGGCGATGGAGAACGATATCGAGCGGCATTTCCATGAGGAAATGCAGCCGCAGCATTCGCTGCAGATTATGGCAGACGGTTTGCCGGCGCTGGGGATCGTCGCGGCCGTTCTGGGCGTGATCAAGACGATGAGTTCGATCGATCAGCCGACCGACGTGCTGGGCGCGATGATCGGCGGCGCGCTTGTGGGCACGTTCCTGGGCGTGTTGCTGTCCTACTGCTTTGTCGGTCCGATCGCATCTAAGTTGCAGCAGACGATCGAAAGCGATTGCAAGCCCTTCGCGATCGTCAAGACCGCGATTATCGCTCATGCCCAAGGGTTGCCGACCCAGGTGGCCATCGAACTGGCGCGACGGATGACCCCGTCCAGCTACGCGCCGTCCTTCGTGCAGCTCGAAGCTGCGCTTGATGAAGTCAAGGACCAGCTCAATGCAACACCCGTCTGA
- the flaF gene encoding flagellar biosynthesis regulator FlaF, with the protein MSLDAYRRVQKIAASPRGTEYRLMSQITGEMIDARDAGLTGAGLMPALHRNREVWTVFSSLCALPGNQLPDALRAGIISLALWVDRHTTAVVRGQESIDDLIDINRSIIDGLANENVAAA; encoded by the coding sequence ATGTCACTCGACGCCTATCGCCGCGTGCAAAAGATCGCAGCGAGCCCGCGCGGCACTGAATATCGACTGATGAGCCAGATCACCGGGGAAATGATCGATGCGCGCGATGCGGGACTGACCGGCGCCGGGCTGATGCCCGCCCTGCACCGCAATCGCGAGGTCTGGACCGTTTTCTCGAGCCTGTGTGCCCTGCCGGGCAACCAGCTTCCCGATGCGCTGCGCGCCGGGATCATCTCGCTTGCGCTCTGGGTCGATCGTCACACTACGGCGGTCGTGCGCGGCCAGGAATCAATCGACGATCTGATCGACATCAACCGCTCAATCATCGACGGGCTGGCAAACGAGAACGTCGCCGCTGCCTGA
- a CDS encoding PAS domain S-box protein, with amino-acid sequence MRYFTRQPGRSSGRADVTTIPYLWSALALAFCGAVIAGWLSGDLKIASLGLPLSPMRPLTAVAFAAIALSLIAMMQGWRQSGYGLLFPAVAVITLGAFELLTGHDVSPALWPVTAGIARPSPYSASPPALFPLLSVALLATATALSPMPGARPCRAIVALPSAVLGIAALSSALSTIDMGSLQPHAFPGLLMTLPTVVPTAALAMALISWHVPVRAGPSTIREPESRVLRTTFVLCLAMPIASAYLSLSADAYGIPAVMRGALQMLIQILVSGSILAWVWIGFTREREARQELLVALDSAPIALMSADGTIRRWSKGCERLFGWSAAEAVSQPHEILLHTGRTDQWSAVTIRLHAGETVENEVTARHRDGRELYLLEQLRAVKTGPGRERVIALSMTDITDRKRAEKALHAADARLALAVEAHEIGIFEWDVATDTMSLSPHAEQLLALAPKTFQGGMKRWREHVLSVYSAGIFPDQDEVVARRLPRFGFRLRSSPTEGQRTIEGSSRCLYAPDGRLLSMIGVIFDASEREERASMLEAREAELRSILETIPDAMVTVDEAGHIRSFSTTAERLFGYDAEELLGMPVTALVPDPLKPRIDQLLDEYRRTASLDFIGQTHNTVALHRNGAEIPVELAISEARIGHQRILIGFVRDMSERLASQARLAEMRDELLHVSRLSAMGEMAAGLAHELNQPLAATTNFLGAADMLLADENVSPTQVRNLVQLASSQALRAGNIIQRVRTFAARGEVETGVEQVSEIVLDAVSLVFSSAERRTVNVRYDLDANAASVLVDRVQIQQVLVNLIRNAVEALDDMQSDFREIVLATRNVGNGMVEFMVSDNGPGIVPEIIARSHEPFISTKAHGMGVGLSICRRIVEAHGGALIIENQAAGGTMVRFTVHCMSELEMAAQ; translated from the coding sequence ATGCGATATTTTACACGTCAGCCGGGGCGTTCTTCCGGACGGGCGGACGTTACGACCATTCCGTATCTGTGGAGCGCGCTCGCGCTCGCCTTTTGCGGAGCGGTCATCGCGGGTTGGCTGTCCGGCGATCTAAAAATCGCAAGCCTGGGCCTTCCCTTGAGCCCGATGCGGCCGCTCACTGCGGTCGCCTTTGCAGCGATTGCCCTTTCCCTGATCGCGATGATGCAGGGTTGGCGCCAATCAGGATACGGCCTGCTATTTCCCGCCGTCGCGGTCATCACGCTCGGAGCTTTCGAGTTGCTGACAGGGCACGACGTCAGCCCCGCGCTGTGGCCAGTGACGGCGGGGATCGCGCGCCCGTCTCCCTATAGCGCCTCTCCGCCAGCGCTGTTTCCGCTGCTCTCCGTGGCGCTGCTTGCCACCGCTACCGCCCTGTCTCCGATGCCAGGAGCCCGCCCATGCCGCGCTATCGTGGCACTGCCCTCTGCGGTGCTTGGTATCGCGGCACTGTCCAGCGCCCTTTCGACGATCGACATGGGTTCTCTCCAGCCACATGCGTTCCCAGGGCTTCTGATGACGCTACCCACCGTCGTCCCCACGGCGGCTTTGGCGATGGCGCTTATCAGTTGGCACGTCCCGGTGCGCGCAGGCCCATCAACCATTCGCGAACCCGAAAGCCGCGTGCTCCGCACAACCTTTGTGCTCTGTCTCGCCATGCCGATCGCTTCGGCCTATCTCAGCCTCAGCGCCGACGCCTATGGCATACCGGCCGTGATGCGCGGCGCACTGCAGATGCTGATCCAGATCCTCGTATCCGGGAGCATTCTCGCCTGGGTGTGGATAGGCTTCACGCGCGAGCGCGAGGCGCGTCAGGAACTGCTCGTCGCGCTCGATTCAGCACCCATCGCGCTGATGTCTGCAGACGGCACCATCCGCCGCTGGTCAAAAGGCTGCGAACGCCTGTTCGGCTGGTCCGCCGCCGAGGCCGTTTCCCAGCCCCATGAAATATTGCTCCATACCGGCCGGACCGATCAGTGGAGCGCCGTCACCATCCGCTTGCACGCAGGCGAAACCGTCGAGAACGAGGTCACCGCACGCCACCGCGATGGCCGTGAACTCTATCTGCTTGAACAGCTTCGCGCCGTAAAAACGGGCCCGGGGCGAGAGCGCGTGATCGCACTTTCGATGACTGACATCACCGATCGCAAGCGCGCAGAAAAGGCATTGCATGCCGCCGATGCACGGCTGGCACTCGCGGTTGAGGCGCACGAGATCGGGATTTTCGAATGGGATGTGGCTACCGACACCATGTCCCTTTCCCCCCATGCAGAACAGTTGCTGGCGCTTGCGCCCAAGACCTTTCAGGGTGGGATGAAGCGATGGCGCGAGCATGTCCTGAGCGTTTACAGTGCGGGGATCTTCCCCGACCAGGACGAGGTTGTCGCGCGCCGCCTACCGCGCTTTGGTTTCCGTCTTCGCTCATCGCCCACCGAGGGGCAGCGCACCATCGAAGGCTCCTCGCGCTGCCTTTATGCTCCAGACGGCAGACTCCTCTCGATGATCGGCGTGATTTTCGACGCATCCGAACGCGAAGAGCGCGCCTCGATGCTCGAAGCACGGGAAGCGGAATTGCGCTCGATCCTTGAGACCATCCCGGACGCAATGGTCACTGTTGATGAAGCTGGGCACATTCGCTCGTTCAGCACCACTGCGGAACGCCTTTTCGGCTATGACGCCGAAGAACTTCTCGGCATGCCGGTCACAGCGCTCGTCCCCGACCCCCTGAAGCCGCGGATCGATCAGTTGCTCGACGAGTATAGACGAACGGCCAGCCTCGATTTCATCGGACAAACCCATAATACCGTGGCGCTACACCGCAACGGCGCAGAAATCCCCGTCGAACTCGCCATCAGCGAAGCGCGGATCGGGCACCAGCGCATCCTTATCGGCTTTGTCCGTGACATGAGCGAGCGCCTCGCCTCACAGGCGCGACTTGCCGAAATGCGCGATGAACTGCTCCATGTCTCGCGCCTCAGCGCCATGGGTGAAATGGCGGCCGGGCTCGCGCACGAACTCAACCAGCCGCTCGCCGCGACGACCAATTTTCTGGGGGCTGCGGACATGTTGCTCGCGGACGAGAATGTCAGCCCGACGCAGGTCCGCAATCTTGTTCAGCTCGCTTCCAGCCAGGCGCTGCGCGCGGGCAACATCATCCAGCGCGTCCGCACCTTTGCGGCCCGCGGTGAGGTCGAAACCGGGGTCGAGCAGGTTTCCGAGATCGTTCTGGACGCCGTCTCCCTCGTCTTCAGCAGCGCCGAGCGCCGCACCGTCAATGTCCGATATGATCTTGACGCCAATGCCGCGTCGGTCCTTGTCGATCGGGTCCAGATCCAGCAGGTGCTCGTCAATCTCATCCGCAACGCGGTTGAGGCGCTCGATGACATGCAGTCGGATTTCCGAGAAATAGTGCTTGCCACCCGCAATGTCGGTAACGGGATGGTCGAATTCATGGTATCCGACAACGGACCTGGGATTGTGCCGGAGATCATAGCACGGTCGCACGAACCCTTTATATCGACCAAGGCGCATGGCATGGGAGTGGGGCTATCGATCTGTCGCAGGATCGTGGAGGCTCATGGTGGCGCATTGATTATTGAAAATCAGGCCGCTGGGGGAACGATGGTCCGGTTTACTGTCCATTGCATGAGTGAATTGGAGATGGCGGCGCAATGA
- a CDS encoding response regulator transcription factor, whose product MNARNLFIVDDDDVVRASLQSLMSVRSGLSIRSFRSGDAFLAELPMLDPGCILLDLHMPGASGLDVLKTLARQGEKHVAIILTGQGDVIRAVQAMKAGASDFLEKPCDHLSLLAAVDHAFEQLRQSTAENDRIRAAQDKLASLSSRELDVLKGLIDGRSNKIIAYDLDISPRTVEIYRAKLMEKLGVKSLSEALRIAFAGGLIPNPD is encoded by the coding sequence ATGAACGCGCGCAATCTCTTCATCGTCGACGATGACGACGTGGTGCGCGCGTCGTTGCAAAGCCTGATGTCGGTCCGTTCCGGCCTGTCGATCCGCAGCTTCCGTTCTGGTGATGCATTTCTTGCTGAATTGCCGATGCTCGATCCCGGCTGCATTCTGCTCGACCTCCACATGCCCGGCGCCTCCGGCTTAGATGTGCTCAAGACGCTGGCACGCCAGGGTGAAAAACATGTCGCGATCATCCTGACCGGTCAGGGAGACGTGATCCGCGCAGTACAAGCGATGAAGGCGGGTGCCAGCGACTTTCTGGAAAAGCCTTGCGACCATCTGAGCCTGCTGGCGGCGGTCGATCACGCCTTCGAGCAACTGCGCCAGTCCACGGCAGAAAACGATCGGATACGCGCGGCGCAAGACAAGCTCGCCTCGCTTTCCTCGCGCGAACTCGATGTTCTGAAAGGGTTGATCGACGGACGCTCGAACAAGATCATCGCCTATGATCTCGATATCAGCCCACGCACCGTCGAAATCTACCGCGCGAAACTCATGGAAAAACTGGGCGTGAAAAGCCTGTCCGAGGCGCTACGCATCGCCTTTGCCGGTGGGTTGATACCCAATCCCGATTAA
- a CDS encoding methyl-accepting chemotaxis protein — translation MLDSLNNWRLPRKMLVAFSFIAVLTALLVTVAVLSTNRIADIADEHVAVGLTATADLGDLRALGRQSRSLLYNHVVEREAAAMAKVEERVTTNQEAINETIDRFSSVARPDLATDIANLKASFQRLDAINARIMESSRQGDDAAIHMLQTEGRAANNEANDLAEALSNKVIERAKARGVAGRESADTALLIIYAVAALSAGILILVWQLLNRGVTRPLGELVSVTTGLAEGRDAHVPHRERDDELGDIAKAVELFRLAAVARQEADAEIARVQQLVTSKVGEGLSAIAEGDLTAEITTEFPPEVASLRTDFNAAIARLREMIAAANASTQGIRTGSQEIAQAAEDLARRTESNAASLEETSAAVAQIDERLKATASSASRTVTRADEAIETVSTGRNIAEEAVQAMDRVSESAKGIDQVIEGVDKIAFQTRVLAMNAAVEAGRAGDAGRGFAVVADLVSALAMRAEEEAKRARDQLTVTQSDIVTAVNAVQRVDGALETISGGVGEVHTLLGQMAEDNQAQSAAITQISAAIGSMDQSTQQNAAMVEEASAAARNLTEEAALLATQAGMFKTGQVVQATATVTPIRTQPAPAKYVSPVKALPVASANAATAEDWSDF, via the coding sequence ATGCTTGATTCATTGAACAACTGGCGCCTGCCAAGGAAAATGCTGGTCGCCTTCTCCTTCATCGCGGTGTTGACCGCGCTGCTGGTGACGGTGGCCGTGCTATCCACCAACCGTATTGCGGATATCGCCGACGAACATGTTGCAGTGGGCCTCACCGCAACCGCCGATCTCGGCGATCTGCGCGCGCTCGGCCGTCAGTCCCGATCGTTGCTCTACAACCATGTCGTCGAGCGCGAGGCCGCAGCCATGGCCAAGGTCGAAGAGCGCGTCACGACGAACCAAGAGGCGATCAATGAAACAATCGATCGCTTCTCCTCGGTTGCCCGCCCCGATCTCGCGACCGACATCGCGAACCTGAAAGCCTCGTTCCAGCGCCTTGATGCGATAAATGCGCGCATCATGGAAAGCAGCCGGCAAGGCGATGACGCCGCAATCCATATGCTCCAGACCGAAGGCCGCGCCGCGAACAACGAAGCCAATGATCTGGCCGAGGCGCTGTCCAACAAGGTTATCGAACGCGCCAAGGCGCGCGGTGTCGCCGGGCGCGAAAGCGCCGACACTGCACTCCTCATCATTTACGCGGTCGCTGCGTTATCCGCCGGCATTCTGATCCTCGTCTGGCAGCTGCTCAACCGCGGTGTCACCCGTCCGCTTGGCGAACTCGTCTCGGTCACCACCGGTCTTGCCGAGGGGCGCGACGCCCATGTTCCGCACCGCGAGCGCGACGATGAACTGGGTGACATCGCCAAGGCAGTCGAGCTTTTCCGTCTGGCCGCCGTGGCGCGCCAGGAAGCCGATGCCGAAATCGCCCGGGTCCAGCAACTGGTCACCTCCAAGGTCGGTGAAGGCCTGTCCGCAATTGCCGAGGGTGATCTCACCGCCGAGATCACGACCGAATTCCCGCCCGAAGTCGCCTCGCTCCGCACCGACTTCAACGCGGCAATCGCGCGTCTGCGTGAAATGATCGCTGCTGCCAATGCCAGCACGCAGGGCATCCGTACCGGTTCGCAGGAAATCGCGCAGGCGGCCGAGGATCTCGCCCGCCGTACCGAAAGCAACGCCGCCAGCCTTGAAGAAACCTCGGCCGCCGTCGCGCAGATTGACGAACGGCTGAAGGCAACCGCCAGCTCCGCCTCGCGCACCGTCACGCGTGCGGACGAAGCGATCGAAACGGTCAGCACCGGCCGCAACATCGCCGAGGAAGCGGTGCAGGCGATGGACCGCGTCAGCGAAAGCGCCAAGGGCATCGATCAGGTGATCGAAGGCGTCGACAAGATCGCGTTCCAGACGCGTGTCCTCGCCATGAACGCAGCCGTCGAAGCCGGCCGCGCGGGTGATGCGGGCCGTGGCTTCGCGGTCGTCGCCGATCTCGTCTCGGCGCTCGCAATGCGTGCCGAGGAAGAAGCCAAGCGCGCCCGCGATCAGTTGACCGTCACGCAGAGCGACATTGTCACCGCCGTCAACGCCGTGCAGCGTGTCGACGGCGCGCTCGAAACCATCTCGGGCGGCGTGGGCGAAGTCCATACGCTGCTCGGCCAGATGGCCGAGGACAATCAGGCGCAATCGGCCGCCATCACGCAGATCAGCGCCGCCATCGGTTCGATGGACCAGTCGACCCAGCAGAACGCCGCGATGGTCGAGGAAGCATCGGCAGCCGCCCGCAACCTCACCGAAGAAGCTGCCCTGCTCGCCACCCAGGCCGGCATGTTCAAGACCGGTCAGGTCGTGCAGGCTACGGCAACGGTCACGCCGATCCGTACCCAGCCCGCGCCGGCCAAATATGTCTCGCCGGTCAAGGCGCTCCCGGTGGCGTCGGCCAATGCGGCCACCGCCGAAGACTGGTCGGATTTCTGA